Below is a genomic region from Methanosphaera sp. ISO3-F5.
AATAACAAACGAAGAATTCCCCAGAATACACATAACCAGACGACTACTAAATGACGGAGCATCATACTATGGACCATACACCGATGCAACAAATGCAAGAGGATTCATAGACTTCATAAACAAAAACTTCAAAATAAGAACATGCAAACACATGGACGGACCATGCTTAAACTACCAGATAAAACAATGCAGTGCACCATGCGTAAACTACATCACACAAGAAGAATACAATAAAAACATCAGAAGAGTAAAACTCTTACTCATGGGAAGATACAAGACCATACTAAAACAATTAAAAAAAGAAATGAACAAATACTCCAAAAACATGGAATTCGAAAAAGCAGCCATAATAAGAGACCAAATCGAAAACATACAAGTAACACTAGAAAAACAAAACATCCAACCAACAAAAGACGTAGACCAAGACATCATCGGAATAGACCATAACGACTCAGAAGCAGCAGTAGTAATAATATCAGTACGAAACGGAAAAACCAACAAAAAAGACGACATAATACTAAAACAAATAAACGGATTCACAGACACAGAAATACTAACAGAATTCATAAAACAATACTATTCAACAGCACCAGCACCAGACGAAATAATACTCGAAGACTCAATAGAAGATGAAGAAATAATACTAGAATGGCTAGAAGAAAAACAAGGACATAAAATAAAGATAAAAGTAGCAGAAGAAGGACATTACCTGACACTCATACGAATAGCTAAAAAGAATGCACACATCAGCTTAACAGAAAACACCAAAGAAGAAGAAAATCCATTACTCACACTAGAACAATACCTAAGACTACCAAAACTACCATACCACATAGAAGCATTTGATATCTCAAACATTTCAGGAATACACGCAGTAGCATCAATGGTAGTATTCGAAAATGCAAAACCAGCCAAAAAAATGTACAGAAAATTTAAGATGAACACACCAGGACCTAACGATTTTGCAATGATGAAAGAAGTACTAACAAGAAGATACTCCAGAATAGCACCCGGATACGATGAACAAAAAGCATCATCCGATTCCATGTACATCAAACCAGACCTAGTACTTATAGATGGAGGAAAAGGACAACTAGGAATGGCAGTAGAAGTATTTAAGTCACTGGGAATCAATGACGTTCCACTGGTAGGACTTGCAAAAAAATTCGAAGAATTATACGTGCCAGGCAGAAGCCAACCAATCATTCTTCCAAGAAAATCAACAGCACTACACCTACTACAATACGTAAGAGACGAATCACACAGATTTGCAATAACATTCCACAGACAACTAAGAAGCAAAGCATTCACAAAATCAATACTTGACGAAATACCAGGCGTAGGAAAAAAACGAAAACAAGCCCTACTAGCACATTTCGAAAATCTTGACGCAATATATGATGCAAGCTATGAAGAAATATGTGAAGTAGAAGGAATAAACAAAAAATTAGCAAAAACAATATACGAAACATTAGAAAATGATAAAAATAATAAAAAAAAGGAAATTTAAAGTGTTGCAGAATCAAGGTCAAGCTTATGTGGGATAACCTCATATTCATCGAGTTCATAACCAATATCCTCATAATCTTCCAATACCCATTCATCAAGTTTACTATCTATCATCAAATCTCCAATATCTAATATTTTATTAACTTGGAAATTACCAGTAGCCAAGCATCGATGAGTATTCTCTATTACAAAATCATTAATATTTTTAGACATATGTGTAATCATGAGAAGAGCTTTTGTTTCAGGTATTGTTAACTCAGGATCATAATTACATGAACCCAGACGATCTAAGAACATTTTTGAATGACCTGCAATATCATTATAAAATACAGGGGCCGTGAATATGAAATAGTCTGAAGCTCTGATTTTATCCATTATGAGGTTATAGTCATCATCAAGTACACAACCACCTCCTTTTTCACAGGCTCTGCAACCAGTACAATATTTTATATCATAATCATCCATAAACAGAACTTCGTTACTTCCATCATTGTCTTTGATTCCAATAGTTAAACGGTCAACAATTTGTTTAGTAAATCCGTTCCTATGGGACGATGTTATCAAGGTTAATACTTTCATATATAATCACCAGGATTAAGTTTTTCATTACCAAAAGGACAAATATATAAGCACATTCCACATGCAACAGGATGACCCTCATTTTTTCGTGACATTAAAAATTCACCACACTTTTCAGGACTATAAGACTTTTT
It encodes:
- the uvrC gene encoding excinuclease ABC subunit UvrC, yielding MSMKITSPEELPQKPGVYIMHNSDDEIIYVGKAKKLKNRVQSYFREEDKLDRPKTQVLMKHFSYLEYILTDTEKEALILEANLIKRHKPRYNISLKDGKQYPYIKITNEEFPRIHITRRLLNDGASYYGPYTDATNARGFIDFINKNFKIRTCKHMDGPCLNYQIKQCSAPCVNYITQEEYNKNIRRVKLLLMGRYKTILKQLKKEMNKYSKNMEFEKAAIIRDQIENIQVTLEKQNIQPTKDVDQDIIGIDHNDSEAAVVIISVRNGKTNKKDDIILKQINGFTDTEILTEFIKQYYSTAPAPDEIILEDSIEDEEIILEWLEEKQGHKIKIKVAEEGHYLTLIRIAKKNAHISLTENTKEEENPLLTLEQYLRLPKLPYHIEAFDISNISGIHAVASMVVFENAKPAKKMYRKFKMNTPGPNDFAMMKEVLTRRYSRIAPGYDEQKASSDSMYIKPDLVLIDGGKGQLGMAVEVFKSLGINDVPLVGLAKKFEELYVPGRSQPIILPRKSTALHLLQYVRDESHRFAITFHRQLRSKAFTKSILDEIPGVGKKRKQALLAHFENLDAIYDASYEEICEVEGINKKLAKTIYETLENDKNNKKKEI
- a CDS encoding flavodoxin family protein, producing MKVLTLITSSHRNGFTKQIVDRLTIGIKDNDGSNEVLFMDDYDIKYCTGCRACEKGGGCVLDDDYNLIMDKIRASDYFIFTAPVFYNDIAGHSKMFLDRLGSCNYDPELTIPETKALLMITHMSKNINDFVIENTHRCLATGNFQVNKILDIGDLMIDSKLDEWVLEDYEDIGYELDEYEVIPHKLDLDSATL